The following proteins come from a genomic window of Kitasatospora sp. NBC_01246:
- a CDS encoding PKD domain-containing protein, translating into MRRARIPAAVVLVLSVTGAITSVAAASADATDLYVDNKSASCSDSAPAAGGQGTPFCTIGAATDAVRPGQTVHIAGGDYNEPIALTRSGTPTAPITFVGTPYTEDPAGRGTVLGEYGGLSNVVALTGVHDVVVRHLFGRSGREAVLVTDSSRVTIDDLVVYSSGWDSTVGTGYPSARITGASSDVTLSRNDISASHAGGVQVDAGVRHAVLTTNYLSSNSGVGVRITDAPDAVVTGNTVQASCGPLVELAGASTGATVENNVLDGDENGHPSWGACASTGHEDLSVSVGSTAGTKADYNLVTTLTRTPYSWAGRTYATVAQFQQASGQGAHDLSASREDLSRPDSPAVDSADATAPGTLTTDGRGRPRADNPVVANTGTGVGYYDRGAVEAQDPLAVSLSVSSTPPAGQPLTAVINGRVDSPWSPATATLDFGDGSAPVGPVTFPARHDYAPGTYTATLTATDGLGLTKTTSARVTVAAPGPVRPALALSPYNTGGQEVLADGTATVSPWPVATRSFDFGDGTAPVAGSATTARHSYAKPGTYTVTHTVTDDHGRSASITYPVSVATPIAGRWTTGQPATVAFYRNGALTPLTTNAPTGQGERIYLGQAGDTPVAGDWDGTGHDQAGIYRPGSSTFGLRHQDGSVTAVPMGDPGDVPVPGRWDGNGHAQLAVYRPSTGAFIVRHDDGSFSSAVFGDAGDLPVVGDWDGVGHTQLGIYRPAEGLKGLGVFALRHDDGSVSTAGFGAPGDLPIVGDWSGTGRTTYGVYRPSEARFLLSRAYTGQSDIDFVHPNV; encoded by the coding sequence GTGCGAAGAGCACGTATTCCGGCTGCAGTCGTTCTGGTCCTGTCGGTCACCGGGGCGATCACCTCGGTCGCCGCCGCGAGCGCCGACGCCACCGACCTGTACGTGGACAACAAGTCCGCGTCCTGCTCCGACTCCGCGCCCGCCGCGGGGGGTCAGGGCACGCCCTTCTGCACCATCGGCGCCGCGACGGACGCCGTCCGGCCGGGGCAGACCGTGCACATCGCGGGCGGTGACTACAACGAGCCGATCGCGCTCACCCGCTCCGGGACGCCGACGGCGCCGATCACCTTCGTCGGGACGCCCTACACCGAGGACCCGGCGGGCCGGGGAACGGTCCTCGGGGAGTACGGGGGCCTCAGCAACGTCGTCGCCCTCACCGGCGTCCACGACGTCGTGGTCCGGCACCTCTTCGGGCGCTCCGGTCGGGAGGCCGTCCTGGTCACCGACTCCAGCCGGGTCACCATCGACGACCTGGTCGTCTACAGCTCCGGCTGGGACAGCACGGTCGGCACCGGGTACCCGAGCGCGCGGATCACCGGTGCGAGCAGCGACGTCACCCTGAGCCGCAACGACATCAGCGCCTCGCACGCGGGCGGCGTCCAGGTCGACGCCGGAGTGCGGCACGCGGTCCTGACGACCAACTACCTCAGCTCCAACTCGGGCGTCGGGGTGCGGATCACCGACGCTCCGGACGCGGTGGTCACCGGCAACACCGTCCAGGCCTCCTGCGGGCCGCTGGTCGAGCTGGCCGGGGCGTCCACGGGCGCGACGGTCGAGAACAACGTGCTGGACGGGGACGAGAACGGCCACCCGAGCTGGGGCGCCTGCGCGTCCACCGGACACGAGGACCTCTCGGTGTCCGTCGGCTCGACCGCGGGGACCAAGGCGGACTACAACCTCGTCACCACGCTGACGCGGACGCCGTACAGCTGGGCGGGCCGGACGTACGCCACGGTCGCGCAGTTCCAGCAGGCCTCCGGCCAGGGCGCGCACGACCTGTCCGCCTCCCGTGAGGACCTGTCGCGGCCCGACTCCCCCGCCGTCGACTCGGCCGACGCGACCGCACCCGGCACGCTGACCACCGACGGGCGCGGCAGGCCGCGGGCCGACAACCCGGTGGTCGCCAACACCGGGACCGGTGTCGGCTACTACGACCGGGGCGCGGTCGAGGCGCAGGACCCGCTGGCCGTGTCGCTGAGCGTCTCGTCGACCCCGCCGGCCGGGCAGCCGCTGACCGCCGTGATCAACGGCCGGGTCGATTCGCCCTGGTCCCCCGCGACCGCCACGCTGGACTTCGGCGACGGCAGCGCGCCGGTCGGCCCGGTCACCTTCCCGGCGCGGCACGACTACGCCCCGGGGACCTACACCGCCACGCTGACCGCGACCGACGGCCTGGGCCTGACGAAGACCACGTCCGCCCGGGTCACGGTCGCCGCTCCCGGCCCGGTCCGGCCCGCCCTCGCGCTGTCGCCCTACAACACGGGCGGCCAGGAGGTGCTGGCCGACGGCACCGCGACGGTCAGCCCGTGGCCGGTGGCCACCCGGAGCTTCGACTTCGGTGACGGCACCGCGCCGGTGGCGGGGAGCGCCACCACCGCGCGCCACTCCTACGCGAAGCCCGGCACGTACACCGTCACCCACACGGTGACGGACGACCACGGCCGCTCGGCCTCGATCACGTACCCGGTCTCGGTGGCCACTCCGATCGCCGGCCGCTGGACCACCGGGCAGCCCGCCACGGTGGCGTTCTACCGGAACGGCGCGCTGACCCCGCTGACCACCAACGCGCCGACCGGCCAGGGTGAGCGGATCTACCTCGGCCAGGCCGGTGACACTCCGGTCGCGGGCGACTGGGACGGCACCGGGCACGACCAGGCGGGCATCTACCGGCCGGGTTCGAGCACCTTCGGCCTGCGACACCAGGACGGCAGCGTCACCGCCGTGCCGATGGGCGACCCGGGGGACGTCCCGGTGCCGGGCCGCTGGGACGGCAACGGGCACGCGCAGCTGGCCGTCTACCGTCCGAGCACCGGGGCGTTCATCGTGCGGCACGACGACGGCAGCTTCAGCAGCGCCGTCTTCGGCGACGCCGGCGACCTGCCCGTGGTGGGCGACTGGGACGGCGTCGGCCACACCCAGCTGGGGATCTACCGGCCGGCCGAGGGCCTGAAGGGCCTCGGTGTCTTCGCGCTGCGGCACGACGACGGCAGCGTCTCCACCGCCGGCTTCGGCGCGCCCGGCGACCTGCCGATCGTGGGTGACTGGAGTGGCACCGGCCGCACCACCTACGGTGTGTACCGGCCGTCCGAGGCCCGCTTCCTGCTCAGCCGCGCGTACACCGGGCAGTCCGACATCGACTTCGTCCACCCGAACGTGTAA
- a CDS encoding VOC family protein, which translates to MSAVRVKAFDHLVLNVRDVERSLDFYAGLLGLAPVRVDEWRAGKVSFPSVRVSPETIIDLTARERGGSNVDHICLTVDPLDWQEVIDSGAFTVLEGPVPRYGARGSATSVYVQDPDGNTVELRWYPEDAS; encoded by the coding sequence GTGAGCGCCGTCCGCGTCAAGGCCTTCGACCACCTCGTCCTCAACGTCCGGGACGTCGAGCGCTCGCTGGACTTCTACGCCGGCCTGCTCGGTCTGGCCCCCGTCCGCGTCGACGAGTGGCGGGCCGGCAAGGTCTCGTTCCCCTCCGTGCGGGTCAGCCCGGAGACCATCATCGACCTGACCGCCCGCGAGCGCGGCGGGTCCAACGTCGACCACATCTGCCTCACCGTCGACCCCCTGGACTGGCAGGAGGTCATCGACTCCGGCGCGTTCACCGTCCTCGAAGGCCCCGTCCCCCGCTACGGCGCCCGCGGCAGCGCCACCTCGGTCTACGTGCAGGACCCGGACGGCAACACCGTCGAACTCCGCTGGTACCCCGAGGACGCTTCCTGA
- a CDS encoding LysR family transcriptional regulator — protein MWERHEIEALLTLAEELHFGRTAERLGVSTGRISQVIGKLERRIGARLFERTSRTVRLTAIGQRLAGDLAPLAAGIEESVRRAVEAGRGVTGELRVAFLGEWTAPVLLRAVRLFTERHPGCRVDVREVQLFNSRSSLLDGSVDLLIAAFPFDGMARGPALMEERRVLAVAAGHPLAGAESVSLEVLAEHPVVQYPAVTSVEFKRDRTPERTPAGRPVPKGPVGNTFSEMLSLVAMGRGVLPVGEHSRRYYPRPDVAYVPIRDASPIERGLVWLESNTTERVRAFVRAATDAGAGAEPGADPVAGADPVAGADPGWVADPGAAAAN, from the coding sequence GTGTGGGAGCGCCACGAGATCGAGGCGCTGCTGACCCTCGCCGAGGAGCTCCACTTCGGGCGGACCGCCGAGCGTCTGGGAGTCAGCACCGGCCGGATCAGCCAGGTGATCGGGAAGCTGGAGCGGCGGATCGGCGCCCGGCTGTTCGAGCGCACCAGCCGGACCGTGCGGCTCACCGCGATCGGGCAGCGGCTGGCCGGGGACCTGGCGCCGCTGGCCGCCGGGATCGAGGAGTCGGTGCGCCGCGCCGTCGAGGCCGGGCGCGGGGTGACCGGGGAGCTGCGGGTCGCCTTCCTGGGCGAGTGGACCGCGCCGGTGCTGCTCAGGGCCGTGCGGCTGTTCACCGAGCGCCACCCGGGCTGCCGGGTGGACGTCCGGGAGGTGCAGCTGTTCAACTCCCGGTCCAGCCTGCTGGACGGCTCCGTCGACCTCCTCATCGCGGCCTTCCCGTTCGACGGGATGGCCCGCGGGCCGGCGCTGATGGAGGAGCGGCGGGTCCTGGCGGTGGCCGCCGGGCATCCGTTGGCCGGGGCGGAGTCGGTCTCGCTCGAAGTCCTCGCCGAGCACCCGGTGGTGCAGTACCCGGCGGTCACCTCGGTCGAGTTCAAGCGGGACCGGACGCCGGAGCGCACCCCGGCGGGCCGGCCGGTGCCCAAGGGGCCGGTCGGCAACACCTTCTCCGAGATGCTCTCGCTGGTGGCGATGGGCCGGGGCGTCCTGCCGGTGGGCGAGCACTCCCGGCGGTACTACCCCCGCCCGGACGTCGCCTACGTGCCGATCCGCGACGCGTCGCCGATCGAGCGCGGGCTGGTCTGGTTGGAGAGCAACACCACCGAGCGGGTCCGCGCGTTCGTCCGCGCCGCGACGGATGCCGGCGCGGGGGCGGAGCCCGGCGCCGATCCGGTCGCGGGGGCAGATCCGGTCGCGGGGGCAGATCCGGGTTGGGTGGCCGATCCGGGTGCGGCCGCGGCGAACTGA
- a CDS encoding metallophosphoesterase, with translation MTPEDRFPGPEHPDSGPRHQPDLDVLPFGTYYEPEPTGYAEAAYESETYSGYGGARYLEQHWPAAGHPQNTGHPHDVGHPHAAQTEHGGYEPTLPDRPSPAHQNDDPPTIELGPPLPEPGLPYHPYPAPAPNEPPGPLYVVGDVHGYLDELLAELRHQGLIDAEGHWAAGRSRIWFLGDFTDRGPDGIGVIDLVMQLAAEAAAAGGYCRALMGNHELLFLGAARYGDEPVQSTAGTASFLAAWRLNGGQQHDLDRLETHHISWLSRLPAIALEEGHLLLHSDTTAYLEYGDSIAEVNDAVHHLLADEGVDEWWDCFRRFTKRFAFRGDGGPTAAHELLDTYGGARIVHGHSPIPYLTGAVHADDGAPPHIPGPYVYADELAVAMDGGVTMEGRLLVARLPI, from the coding sequence ATGACACCCGAGGACCGCTTCCCCGGGCCTGAACACCCCGACTCAGGCCCCCGCCACCAGCCGGACCTCGACGTGCTGCCCTTCGGCACCTACTACGAACCCGAGCCGACCGGGTACGCCGAGGCGGCCTACGAGTCGGAGACCTACAGCGGCTACGGCGGCGCCCGCTACCTCGAACAGCACTGGCCGGCCGCCGGACACCCGCAGAACACCGGTCACCCGCACGACGTCGGGCACCCGCACGCCGCGCAGACCGAGCACGGCGGGTACGAGCCGACCCTGCCGGACCGGCCCTCGCCCGCGCACCAGAACGACGACCCGCCGACCATCGAACTCGGGCCCCCGCTGCCCGAGCCCGGCCTGCCCTACCACCCGTACCCGGCGCCCGCCCCGAACGAGCCGCCCGGCCCGCTCTACGTGGTCGGCGACGTGCACGGCTACCTCGACGAGCTGCTCGCCGAACTGCGCCACCAGGGCCTGATCGACGCCGAGGGCCACTGGGCCGCCGGGCGCTCGCGGATCTGGTTCCTCGGTGACTTCACCGACCGCGGCCCCGACGGCATCGGCGTCATCGACCTGGTCATGCAGCTCGCCGCCGAGGCCGCCGCCGCGGGCGGCTACTGCCGGGCCCTGATGGGCAATCACGAACTGCTCTTCCTGGGCGCCGCCCGGTACGGCGACGAACCCGTCCAGTCCACCGCCGGTACGGCCTCCTTCCTGGCCGCCTGGCGGCTCAACGGCGGCCAGCAGCACGACCTGGACCGCCTGGAGACGCACCACATCAGCTGGCTCTCCCGGCTGCCCGCCATCGCGCTGGAGGAGGGCCACCTGCTGCTGCACTCCGACACCACCGCGTACCTGGAGTACGGCGACTCCATCGCCGAGGTCAACGACGCCGTCCACCACCTGCTCGCGGACGAGGGCGTCGACGAGTGGTGGGACTGCTTCCGCCGGTTCACCAAGCGCTTCGCGTTCCGCGGCGACGGCGGCCCGACGGCCGCCCACGAGCTGCTCGACACCTACGGCGGCGCGCGGATCGTGCACGGCCACAGCCCCATCCCGTACCTGACCGGCGCGGTGCACGCCGACGACGGCGCGCCGCCGCACATCCCGGGCCCGTACGTCTACGCCGACGAGCTCGCCGTCGCCATGGACGGCGGGGTCACCATGGAGGGGCGGCTGCTCGTCGCACGGCTGCCGATCTGA
- a CDS encoding LacI family DNA-binding transcriptional regulator produces the protein MTAAANQSGRRPTTSRRLERAGIRDVAAAAGVSITTVSDALNGKGRLPDETRSRVREVAERLGYRPSAAARTLRTGRSGLIGLTVTTYGEEPFTFTEFAYFAEMARAATSAALGRGYALVVLPASSRHDVWGNIALDGTVVIDPPDQDPLVSELYRSGVPVVSDGKPGNCPVTAWVDNDHEAAVLGILDHLSEAGARRIGLLTGTSTDTYTRLSTEAYLGWCAKVGQEPVYETYPAHDPAAGAVAADRLLARPDRPDAVYGLFDPNGTDLLAAARRYGLRVPDDLLLVCCSESDVYATTEPPITTLSLKPRRIGTTVVNLLIDAIEGVDSGTGVDIARLFPPRFRTAGTGPPPGTLMPTELIVRASSQRRSPRTTVSPPRPPGEV, from the coding sequence ATGACAGCAGCAGCCAACCAGAGCGGTCGGCGACCCACCACCTCGCGGCGTCTGGAGCGGGCCGGCATCCGGGATGTGGCAGCAGCCGCAGGAGTGTCGATCACCACCGTCTCCGACGCGCTCAACGGTAAGGGCCGCCTGCCCGACGAGACCAGAAGCCGGGTGCGCGAAGTCGCCGAGCGCCTCGGCTACCGCCCCTCGGCCGCCGCCCGAACCCTGCGCACCGGGCGCTCCGGCCTGATCGGACTGACCGTCACCACCTACGGCGAAGAGCCGTTCACCTTCACCGAGTTCGCCTACTTCGCCGAGATGGCCCGCGCCGCCACCAGCGCCGCGCTCGGCCGCGGCTACGCCCTGGTGGTGCTGCCCGCCTCCTCCCGGCACGACGTCTGGGGCAACATCGCCCTGGACGGCACCGTGGTGATCGACCCGCCCGACCAGGACCCCCTGGTCAGCGAGCTGTACCGGTCCGGCGTCCCGGTGGTCAGCGACGGCAAGCCGGGCAACTGCCCGGTCACCGCCTGGGTTGACAACGACCACGAGGCCGCCGTGCTCGGCATCCTCGACCACCTCTCCGAGGCCGGCGCCCGCCGGATCGGCCTGCTCACCGGCACCAGCACCGACACCTACACCCGGCTCTCCACCGAGGCCTACCTCGGCTGGTGCGCCAAGGTCGGCCAGGAACCGGTCTACGAGACCTACCCGGCGCACGACCCGGCCGCGGGGGCCGTCGCCGCCGACCGGCTGCTGGCCCGCCCGGACCGGCCCGACGCCGTCTACGGGCTCTTCGACCCGAACGGCACCGACCTGCTCGCCGCCGCCCGGCGGTACGGCCTGCGGGTGCCGGACGACCTGCTGCTGGTCTGCTGCAGCGAGAGCGATGTGTACGCGACCACCGAGCCGCCGATCACCACGCTCTCGCTCAAGCCCCGGCGGATCGGGACGACGGTGGTCAACCTGCTCATCGACGCCATCGAGGGGGTGGACTCCGGGACGGGCGTCGACATCGCCCGGCTCTTCCCGCCCCGCTTCCGCACCGCCGGGACGGGGCCGCCGCCCGGCACGCTGATGCCCACCGAGCTGATCGTCCGCGCGTCCTCCCAACGGCGGAGTCCGCGCACCACCGTCAGCCCGCCGCGCCCGCCGGGCGAGGTGTAG
- the hisC gene encoding histidinol-phosphate transaminase, whose translation MSGTAAQGPRLRSSLDGIPTYKPGKPAGADAYKLSSNENPYEPLPGVLEAAVAAAGSLNRYPDMAVTELTAELARRFDVPAEHIATGTGSVGVAQSLILATAGPGDEVIFAWRSFEAYPIITQVAGATPVPVALTAGGDHDLDAMLAAVTDRTRLIFVCNPNNPTGNVIHRAELERFLDAVPADVLVVVDEAYIEFIRDADVPNGIDLYRDRPNVCVLRTFSKAYGLAGMRVGFAIAHEPVANALRKTAVPFGVTQLAQNAAVASLRAEEALMVRVDALVEERTRVVAGLRAQGWEIPDSQANFVWLALGERSQEFAAACADAGVIVRPFPEGVRISIGEVEGNSIFLTVAEAFRKTIDG comes from the coding sequence GTGAGTGGAACGGCAGCGCAGGGGCCTCGGCTGAGGTCGAGCCTGGACGGCATCCCCACCTACAAGCCCGGCAAGCCCGCCGGCGCCGACGCCTACAAGCTGTCCTCCAACGAGAACCCGTACGAGCCGCTGCCCGGCGTGCTCGAAGCGGCCGTCGCGGCGGCCGGCTCGCTCAACCGGTACCCGGACATGGCCGTCACCGAGCTGACCGCCGAGCTGGCCCGGCGCTTCGACGTCCCGGCCGAGCACATCGCCACCGGCACCGGCTCGGTCGGCGTCGCCCAGTCGCTGATCCTCGCCACGGCCGGCCCCGGCGACGAGGTGATCTTCGCCTGGCGCTCCTTCGAGGCCTACCCGATCATCACCCAGGTCGCCGGCGCGACCCCCGTCCCGGTGGCGCTCACCGCGGGCGGCGACCACGACCTGGACGCGATGCTGGCCGCGGTCACCGACCGCACCCGGCTGATCTTCGTCTGCAACCCGAACAACCCCACCGGCAACGTGATCCACCGCGCCGAGCTGGAGCGCTTCCTGGACGCCGTGCCCGCCGACGTCCTGGTGGTCGTCGACGAGGCGTACATCGAGTTCATCCGCGACGCCGACGTCCCCAACGGCATCGACCTCTACCGCGACCGCCCCAACGTCTGCGTGCTGCGGACCTTCTCCAAGGCGTACGGCCTGGCGGGCATGCGGGTCGGCTTCGCGATCGCGCACGAGCCGGTGGCGAACGCGCTGCGCAAGACGGCGGTGCCGTTCGGCGTCACCCAGCTCGCGCAGAACGCGGCCGTCGCCTCGCTGCGGGCCGAGGAGGCCCTGATGGTCCGGGTCGACGCACTGGTCGAGGAGCGCACCCGGGTGGTCGCCGGGCTGCGCGCCCAGGGCTGGGAGATCCCGGACTCGCAGGCCAACTTCGTCTGGCTGGCGCTCGGCGAGCGCTCCCAGGAGTTCGCGGCGGCCTGTGCCGACGCCGGCGTGATCGTCCGCCCGTTCCCGGAGGGCGTCCGGATCTCGATCGGCGAGGTCGAGGGCAACTCGATCTTCCTCACGGTGGCCGAGGCGTTCCGCAAGACGATCGACGGCTGA